In the genome of cyanobacterium endosymbiont of Braarudosphaera bigelowii, one region contains:
- the ftsH2 gene encoding ATP-dependent zinc metalloprotease FtsH2 → MKISWRTLLLWTLPLLIVCFFIWQGQFPPASEQLGNSTANKRITYGRFLEYLDTNRVVGVDLYEGGRTAIVQIANPELEDQIQQSRVDLPIYSPDLIAKIRSSNVNIESHPIRNEGALWGFLGNLLFPILLIGSLFFLFRRSSNLPGGPGQAMSFGKSKARFQMEAKTGIMFHDVAGIDEAKEELQEVVTFLKEPERFTAIGAKIPKGVLLVGPPGTGKTLLAKAIAGEAGVPFFSISGSEFVEMFVGVGASRVRDLFKKAKESAPCLIFIDEIDAVGRQRGAGIGGGNDEREQTLNQLLTEMDGFEGNTGIIIIAATNRPDVLDSALMRPGRFDRQVMVDAPDFKGRVEILEVHARNKKLAHDVSLKSVARRTPGFSGADLANLLNEAAILTARRRKEAITILEIDDSIDRIVAGMEGTPLIDSKSKRLIAYHEVGHAIVGTLIKDHDPVQKVTLIPRGQARGLTWFTPNEEQGLITKTQLIARIAGALGGRAAEEEVFGYDEVTTGAGSDLQQVSDVARQMVTRFGMSDLGPLSLENSSSEVFLGGGLMNRVEYSEEVAMKIDNQVRTLAKQSHQIAKQLIRDNREVIDRLVELLIEKETIDGEELRQIVAEYTYIPEKEQFISQL, encoded by the coding sequence ATGAAAATATCTTGGAGAACTCTATTACTCTGGACTTTACCACTTCTAATAGTTTGCTTTTTTATTTGGCAAGGTCAATTCCCTCCTGCCTCAGAGCAACTAGGAAATAGTACGGCCAACAAACGTATAACTTACGGGCGTTTTTTAGAATATTTAGACACGAATCGTGTTGTAGGTGTAGATCTTTATGAAGGTGGACGTACAGCTATTGTACAAATAGCAAATCCTGAATTAGAAGATCAAATACAACAATCACGAGTAGATTTACCAATATACTCTCCTGACTTAATAGCAAAAATACGTTCGTCTAATGTAAATATAGAATCCCATCCTATCCGTAATGAAGGAGCGTTATGGGGATTCTTAGGAAATTTGTTATTCCCTATTTTACTTATTGGATCTCTATTTTTTCTTTTTCGTCGTTCCAGTAATTTGCCAGGAGGACCTGGGCAAGCAATGAGTTTTGGAAAATCCAAAGCTCGTTTTCAAATGGAAGCAAAAACAGGCATCATGTTCCATGATGTAGCTGGTATTGATGAAGCGAAAGAAGAGTTGCAAGAGGTTGTCACTTTCCTCAAAGAACCAGAACGTTTCACTGCTATAGGAGCAAAAATTCCTAAAGGAGTATTGTTAGTAGGCCCTCCAGGAACTGGAAAAACTCTTTTGGCTAAGGCTATTGCTGGAGAAGCAGGAGTCCCTTTCTTTAGTATTTCTGGCTCTGAATTTGTAGAAATGTTTGTAGGTGTTGGTGCTTCTCGTGTTCGTGATTTATTTAAAAAAGCCAAGGAAAGTGCTCCTTGTCTAATATTTATTGATGAAATAGATGCTGTTGGTCGTCAAAGAGGCGCTGGAATTGGCGGCGGAAACGATGAAAGAGAACAAACCCTTAATCAACTATTAACAGAAATGGATGGTTTCGAAGGTAATACAGGAATAATTATTATTGCTGCCACTAACCGTCCGGATGTTTTAGATTCTGCTTTAATGAGACCTGGACGTTTTGATAGACAAGTTATGGTTGATGCACCTGACTTTAAAGGTAGAGTTGAAATTCTAGAAGTTCATGCTCGTAATAAAAAATTAGCTCATGATGTTTCTCTTAAATCTGTTGCACGTAGGACTCCTGGCTTTAGTGGAGCGGATCTGGCTAATTTATTAAATGAAGCTGCAATCCTTACAGCTCGCCGCCGTAAAGAGGCTATAACAATCTTAGAAATAGATGATTCGATTGATCGTATTGTTGCTGGTATGGAGGGAACTCCATTAATTGATAGTAAGAGCAAGCGTCTAATTGCTTATCATGAAGTTGGTCATGCCATTGTTGGAACCTTGATTAAAGATCATGATCCAGTACAAAAAGTTACCCTGATTCCTCGTGGTCAAGCACGTGGATTAACATGGTTTACTCCTAATGAAGAACAAGGGTTAATAACCAAGACACAATTAATAGCTCGTATAGCAGGTGCTCTAGGAGGACGAGCAGCTGAAGAAGAAGTCTTTGGCTATGACGAAGTTACGACTGGTGCTGGGAGTGATCTACAGCAGGTTTCGGATGTTGCTCGTCAGATGGTAACTCGTTTTGGAATGAGTGATTTAGGACCTTTATCACTAGAAAACTCTTCTAGTGAAGTTTTTCTGGGAGGAGGGTTAATGAATCGAGTTGAATATTCTGAGGAAGTTGCTATGAAAATTGATAATCAAGTACGTACCTTAGCAAAACAAAGTCATCAAATAGCTAAACAACTTATTAGAGATAATCGCGAGGTAATTGATCGTCTTGTAGAATTACTAATCGAGAAAGAGACCATTGATGGCGAAGAACTTCGACAAATTGTGGCTGAATATACATACATACCTGAAAAAGAACAATTCATATCACAGTTATAA
- a CDS encoding tetratricopeptide repeat protein, with protein sequence MNELLPAIYLSGVVLLLGTLGFFVVLQTIRTTRTEKQFYKLQKKLQKEKGSAQEYYELGSLYLNKKLYIQATNLFNKGLEIGKNLEPENQALIYNALGFCYLSQEQIDLAIRNYKDAIKLHPQYIIALNNLANAYEKKQMTEKALETYRKTLENDLDNKVAKRRVKILNKRLAIS encoded by the coding sequence ATGAATGAACTCCTACCAGCTATTTATTTGTCAGGCGTCGTCTTACTTTTAGGAACACTAGGATTTTTTGTGGTTTTACAAACTATACGAACTACTCGTACTGAAAAACAATTCTACAAGCTGCAGAAGAAGCTACAAAAAGAGAAAGGTTCAGCTCAAGAATATTATGAACTGGGAAGTTTATATCTCAATAAAAAACTATATATTCAGGCAACTAATTTATTTAATAAAGGACTTGAAATAGGTAAAAATTTAGAGCCAGAGAATCAAGCTTTAATATACAATGCTCTAGGCTTTTGTTATTTATCTCAAGAACAAATAGATTTAGCAATTCGTAATTATAAGGATGCAATTAAACTTCATCCTCAATACATAATTGCGCTTAATAATTTAGCTAACGCTTATGAAAAGAAACAAATGACAGAAAAAGCTCTTGAAACATATAGAAAGACTTTGGAGAATGATTTAGATAATAAAGTTGCTAAACGTAGAGTTAAAATATTAAACAAACGCTTAGCAATATCTTAA
- a CDS encoding transporter substrate-binding domain-containing protein → MFNSLKIYRLFLTFIISFRLGLNYNIVHSASLEQIRERGKLIVAVKDNTRPLSFLNRRNQLEGLEIDLAKQLAEDILGNADSIIFKIVDNQERLQKVIDGEVDIVIARMTINSFRSRLINFSPYYYLDSTGIITNNHQIKNSSDLFNLKVAVINYSDTISSIRSSFPKINLIGVNSYKEALNLMENGEVDAFASDNSILAGWIKEYPQYHRLSLKLSTKGLGVAMPKGLKSSDLRNFINQSIYRLKISGWLNQRIKYWDLP, encoded by the coding sequence ATGTTCAATTCTCTAAAAATTTACAGGCTATTTTTAACTTTTATTATTAGTTTTAGATTAGGTTTAAATTATAATATTGTTCATTCTGCTAGTTTAGAACAAATCAGAGAACGAGGAAAACTAATTGTTGCTGTAAAAGACAATACTCGTCCCTTAAGTTTTCTCAATCGTAGAAATCAGTTAGAAGGCTTAGAGATTGATTTAGCAAAACAATTGGCTGAAGATATTCTAGGTAATGCTGATTCAATAATCTTTAAAATTGTTGATAATCAAGAACGTTTACAAAAAGTTATCGATGGTGAAGTAGATATAGTAATTGCTAGAATGACGATTAATTCTTTTCGCTCTCGTTTAATTAATTTTAGCCCATATTACTATTTAGATAGCACAGGAATTATTACTAATAACCATCAAATAAAAAATTCATCTGATTTATTTAACTTAAAAGTAGCTGTAATTAATTATTCTGATACTATTTCTAGTATTCGTTCTAGTTTCCCAAAAATAAACTTAATCGGTGTTAATTCTTATAAAGAAGCTCTTAATTTAATGGAAAATGGAGAAGTAGATGCTTTCGCTTCAGATAATAGTATCTTAGCAGGATGGATTAAAGAATACCCACAATACCACAGATTATCGCTAAAGTTATCTACAAAAGGCTTAGGAGTCGCAATGCCTAAAGGCTTAAAGTCTTCTGATTTGCGAAATTTTATTAATCAATCAATCTATCGTTTAAAAATTTCTGGCTGGTTGAACCAACGAATTAAATATTGGGATCTTCCTTAG
- the mnmE gene encoding tRNA uridine-5-carboxymethylaminomethyl(34) synthesis GTPase MnmE — protein sequence MIRSGSTIAGIATAIVPEEGSVGIVRLSGDEAYTIAKKIFTAPGKQKWESHKVLYGYISSPKNLQVIDEALLILMLAPRSYTRENVVEFHCHGGIIVVQQVLQLCLEEGAILAEPGEFTLRAFLNGRIDLTQAESILELVGAKSPLASQIAMAGIQGKLSDPIKKLRLDCLELLSEIESRIDFEEDLLPLSQTLILERIHNFLNRVENLLSTSNTGELLRSGLKVAIIGRPNVGKSSLLNAWSRTNRAIVTDLPGTTRDIIESNLIIKDIPVKVLDTAGIRSTDDQIEKIGVQRTHLAASQADLILLTIDAKVGWTKNEIEIYEKIEHLPMILIVNKIDLATPDLSMIPSKIQEVIKISAIKHSGIDLIEEAILNFINKKSLIAKNIDFTINQRQLEILIRVKLAFEDIVKTINDELPLDFITIDLRSAIKILGEITGDDVTESLLSKIFSTFCIGK from the coding sequence ATGATTAGATCAGGAAGCACAATTGCAGGAATTGCAACAGCGATAGTCCCCGAAGAAGGAAGTGTTGGTATAGTCCGTTTATCAGGAGATGAAGCCTATACTATTGCAAAAAAAATATTTACAGCTCCTGGAAAGCAGAAATGGGAATCCCACAAAGTTCTTTATGGTTATATTTCTTCTCCAAAAAATCTACAGGTTATAGATGAAGCTTTACTAATATTAATGCTAGCTCCTCGTTCTTATACGCGTGAAAATGTTGTGGAATTTCATTGTCATGGAGGAATAATAGTAGTTCAGCAGGTTTTGCAGTTATGCTTAGAAGAAGGAGCTATATTAGCGGAACCTGGAGAATTCACGCTAAGAGCCTTTCTTAACGGTAGAATTGATCTAACTCAAGCTGAAAGTATTTTAGAGTTAGTTGGAGCAAAATCACCTTTAGCTTCTCAGATAGCAATGGCAGGAATACAAGGAAAATTGTCTGATCCTATTAAGAAATTACGTCTTGATTGTTTAGAGTTACTTTCTGAAATTGAATCAAGAATAGACTTCGAAGAAGATTTATTGCCATTAAGTCAAACTTTAATTTTAGAAAGAATACATAATTTCTTAAATAGAGTCGAAAATTTATTATCAACTTCTAACACTGGAGAACTTTTACGAAGTGGACTTAAAGTTGCTATCATAGGTCGTCCTAATGTAGGTAAGTCAAGTCTTTTGAATGCTTGGAGTAGAACTAATCGAGCTATTGTAACTGATTTACCTGGAACAACTAGAGACATAATAGAATCTAACTTAATAATTAAAGATATACCTGTTAAGGTATTAGATACAGCTGGAATTAGAAGTACAGATGATCAAATAGAAAAAATTGGTGTTCAGCGAACACATCTTGCCGCAAGTCAAGCTGACCTCATCCTATTGACGATTGATGCCAAAGTAGGTTGGACTAAAAACGAAATAGAAATTTATGAAAAGATAGAACATCTTCCAATGATATTAATAGTTAACAAGATTGACTTGGCTACTCCTGATCTATCTATGATTCCTTCAAAAATTCAAGAAGTCATTAAAATCTCTGCTATAAAACATTCAGGAATTGATTTAATTGAAGAAGCTATTTTAAATTTTATTAATAAGAAAAGTTTAATAGCAAAAAATATTGACTTTACCATTAATCAAAGACAGTTAGAAATTTTGATACGTGTTAAATTGGCTTTCGAAGATATCGTAAAGACAATTAATGATGAACTTCCATTAGATTTTATAACAATTGATTTACGATCTGCTATTAAAATATTAGGAGAAATTACAGGAGATGATGTAACAGAAAGTTTGTTAAGTAAAATATTTAGTACTTTCTGTATTGGTAAATAA
- the cobW gene encoding cobalamin biosynthesis protein CobW produces MHKIPATIITGFLGSGKTTIIRHLLQNNKRRRIAVLVNEFGEVGVDGEILKDCQICEEGENPENNIIELKNGCLCCTVQEEFYPSIEKLLERRDSLDCILIETSGLALPKPLIQAFKWPEIRNSTTVDGVVTVVDCEALTCGKFVSNLNSLTLQRDEDHNIEHETPIEELFEDQLTCADLVLLTKCDLVDEKELSIIKNWLSSKLRNGVKIIACHQGKINIDILLGFNAHVEENLESRPTHHDSEEHHHDDNINAITIITSKAYEPKILINILSKLVENHEIYRIKGFIHVAHKPMRLVLQGVGNRFNTFYDRFWNFNEPKETKLVLIGNKLSKEKIEKEIQSFNSLQQK; encoded by the coding sequence ATGCATAAAATACCAGCTACAATAATAACGGGATTTCTTGGTTCTGGAAAAACTACTATAATTCGACATTTGTTACAAAATAATAAAAGACGTCGTATTGCTGTTTTAGTTAACGAGTTTGGAGAAGTAGGAGTTGATGGAGAAATATTAAAAGATTGTCAGATTTGTGAAGAAGGTGAAAATCCTGAGAATAATATTATAGAGCTTAAAAATGGATGTTTATGTTGTACAGTTCAAGAAGAGTTTTATCCTAGTATTGAAAAACTTTTAGAACGCCGAGATTCATTGGATTGTATTCTTATCGAGACTTCTGGTCTTGCGTTGCCCAAACCTTTGATTCAAGCTTTTAAATGGCCAGAGATTAGGAACAGTACTACAGTAGATGGTGTTGTAACTGTAGTAGATTGTGAAGCATTAACTTGTGGTAAATTTGTAAGTAATTTAAATTCTTTAACACTTCAAAGAGATGAAGACCATAACATAGAACATGAAACTCCTATTGAGGAATTATTTGAAGATCAACTAACCTGCGCAGATTTGGTTTTATTGACTAAATGTGATTTAGTAGATGAGAAAGAATTATCAATCATAAAAAATTGGCTATCAAGTAAGTTAAGAAATGGTGTAAAAATAATTGCATGCCATCAAGGAAAAATTAATATAGATATTCTATTGGGGTTCAATGCACATGTGGAAGAGAATTTAGAGAGTCGACCTACTCACCATGATAGTGAAGAGCATCATCATGATGATAATATTAATGCAATTACAATTATTACCTCTAAAGCGTATGAACCAAAAATATTAATTAATATTTTATCTAAATTAGTCGAAAATCATGAAATTTATCGTATTAAAGGATTTATCCATGTTGCCCATAAGCCTATGCGTTTAGTTCTACAAGGAGTAGGAAATCGTTTTAATACCTTTTATGATCGTTTTTGGAATTTTAACGAGCCAAAGGAAACTAAATTGGTGTTAATTGGAAATAAGTTAAGCAAGGAAAAAATAGAGAAAGAAATACAAAGTTTCAATTCTTTACAACAAAAATAG
- the gloB gene encoding hydroxyacylglutathione hydrolase yields MYIKCLPALSDNYIFVVQNFKDKTSVVIDPANYRVVLDYLKKSRTRLVAILNTHHHQDHIGANKKLIEQFPYVSIYGSEQDKGRIPGQNHYLREGDQFNFANKNAEIFFIPGHTNGHIAYYFPPSSHQETGELFCGDTLFAGGCGRLFEGTAEQMYNSLIKLRTLPNKTRIWCSHEYTVNNLKFALTIEKDNHNLLLRYDKVINLRKNNQATIPSFLQEEKETNPFLRCDYPSLRKIFKTNNPIEIFQKIRQLKDNFS; encoded by the coding sequence ATGTACATTAAGTGCTTGCCAGCTTTATCAGATAATTACATTTTTGTAGTGCAGAATTTTAAAGATAAAACCTCTGTTGTGATAGATCCAGCTAATTATCGCGTAGTTCTTGATTATTTAAAAAAATCAAGAACAAGATTAGTAGCAATTTTAAATACTCATCACCATCAAGACCACATAGGAGCAAACAAGAAGTTAATAGAACAATTTCCCTATGTTTCGATTTATGGAAGTGAACAAGATAAAGGACGAATTCCAGGTCAAAATCATTATTTGAGAGAGGGTGATCAATTCAATTTTGCTAACAAAAATGCTGAAATTTTTTTCATTCCTGGTCATACCAACGGTCATATTGCATATTACTTTCCCCCAAGCTCTCATCAAGAAACAGGAGAATTATTTTGTGGGGATACATTATTTGCAGGAGGATGTGGACGTTTATTTGAAGGAACTGCTGAACAAATGTATAACTCGCTAATAAAGCTAAGAACATTACCAAATAAAACTCGTATTTGGTGTTCTCATGAATATACAGTGAATAATCTTAAATTTGCTTTGACTATTGAGAAAGATAATCATAATTTACTTCTTCGTTATGATAAAGTAATTAATCTTCGTAAGAATAACCAAGCTACTATTCCATCTTTTTTACAAGAAGAGAAAGAAACTAATCCCTTCTTAAGATGTGATTATCCATCTTTACGAAAAATATTTAAAACCAATAACCCTATTGAAATATTTCAGAAAATCAGACAACTTAAAGATAATTTTAGTTAG
- a CDS encoding alpha-mannosidase — translation MKVPEFTQKLRQLTTVNIQNNWFTNSEEVKTNIIDFTDLDLMVVDKKEFLTWNAGSQTKWLIQEIIIQESLNGYCLKGFSLRLSLTWWAEKVQIFVNKKLVQVGDLFDSSARILLTSSVKKERKIVVSLCLTSPSHDIGALMKSQLIYEKNHHLIDPGFLADEIDILYKYLYTFKPNKVNFLEKQINRFDWTSINNSEHFNNQIYQMRWKLMSLSNDIKKRNFNILGHAHLDMAWLWTINETWEIGKRTFQSVINLQNDFKDLTFCHTSPALYEWIEKKQPDLFQEIMTQSRKNKWEVLGGMWIEPEVNLVSGESLVRQVLYGQRYIKEKFGETTKVAWLPDSFGFCLQLPQIFKLSEIDYFVTGKLHWGRSVKFPHSIFWWKSLDGTKILTLMSPPNTEGVVNTKPGTMTDYSVQWEKETQLKEIFWIPGIGDHGGGPTRDMLKVVNRWSRSPFFPNITFTTAKKYLDKVFNIIKNELNIPTWDDELYLDLHRGCYTTHADQKYFNRRTEELLYKAELWVSISSIIDNKSVSENTRNSIQSAWKQTLLNQFHDILPGTSTSDVFIEANKGWKKTKSIAEEVLNKALRKIVSYIEYPPAPHIFAKPIVIFNHLNWERSEVIELDTQGDKYEVFDLNHNKLCIQMSHSNKLLFCADNIPSIGYKIFWIIPSNKVTYTKTKVTEEKDCNFTLENSFLMVEISRETGNIATIYDKVNHCNVLKTEGNQLESFQDKGQYWDAWNIDPEYNKYPLPNATLKFIEVLEKGPIQWKIRVIKKIGQSQFIQDYILQINSSILEIETTVDWKETYVLVKASFHFSIRGDYTSYEIPFGSIKRTNLSKTSYEKSKWEVPSLRWADITDNNNSYGVSLLNDCKYGYDSRNDLLRLTLLKSPRWPDSNCDKGIHQFSYAIYPHKGTTKEAKTIHKAHEFNMPLQVIRINSQYKCRAKLPPVFSGISINNDNLILSAFKPSEDKKYNYILRCYESEGEKTNIDFRSDLELRLDKKVNLLEQEVDQNKYLVKPWEIISFMLIDKNLCN, via the coding sequence ATGAAAGTCCCTGAATTTACTCAAAAACTTCGTCAACTTACAACTGTTAATATCCAAAATAATTGGTTTACAAATTCAGAGGAAGTAAAAACAAATATAATTGATTTTACTGACTTAGACTTGATGGTAGTAGATAAAAAAGAATTTTTAACTTGGAATGCAGGTAGTCAAACAAAGTGGTTAATACAAGAAATTATTATTCAAGAATCTTTGAATGGATACTGTTTAAAAGGATTTTCTTTAAGGTTATCATTAACTTGGTGGGCAGAGAAAGTTCAAATATTTGTTAATAAAAAACTAGTACAAGTAGGAGATTTATTTGATTCCTCAGCAAGAATTTTACTAACATCTTCAGTTAAGAAGGAACGAAAAATTGTCGTTTCTTTATGTTTAACTAGTCCCAGCCATGATATTGGGGCGTTAATGAAATCTCAACTTATTTATGAAAAAAATCATCATTTAATTGATCCAGGATTTCTTGCTGACGAAATAGATATACTCTATAAGTATTTATATACGTTTAAACCTAACAAGGTTAACTTTTTAGAGAAACAAATTAATAGATTTGATTGGACAAGTATAAATAATTCTGAACATTTCAATAATCAAATATATCAGATGCGTTGGAAACTAATGTCGTTAAGTAATGATATTAAAAAACGTAACTTTAATATCCTTGGACATGCACATCTCGATATGGCTTGGTTATGGACAATCAATGAAACTTGGGAAATAGGAAAGCGAACTTTCCAGTCAGTAATAAACCTACAGAATGATTTTAAAGATTTAACATTTTGTCATACTTCTCCTGCTCTCTATGAATGGATCGAAAAAAAACAGCCTGATCTTTTTCAAGAAATTATGACACAGTCCAGGAAAAATAAATGGGAGGTATTAGGAGGAATGTGGATTGAACCAGAAGTCAATTTAGTATCTGGAGAATCTCTTGTAAGACAAGTATTATATGGGCAGAGGTATATTAAAGAAAAATTTGGAGAAACTACCAAGGTTGCTTGGTTACCAGATAGTTTTGGTTTTTGTTTACAGTTGCCACAAATATTTAAATTAAGTGAAATAGATTATTTTGTTACCGGAAAGTTACACTGGGGACGTTCTGTAAAATTTCCTCATAGTATTTTTTGGTGGAAATCTCTTGATGGCACCAAAATATTGACATTAATGTCTCCACCAAATACAGAAGGTGTAGTAAATACTAAGCCTGGAACTATGACAGATTACAGTGTTCAATGGGAAAAAGAGACTCAGCTAAAGGAAATTTTTTGGATTCCAGGGATAGGAGATCATGGTGGTGGACCAACGCGCGATATGCTAAAAGTTGTTAATCGCTGGAGTAGATCTCCTTTTTTTCCTAATATTACTTTTACTACTGCTAAAAAATACTTAGACAAAGTTTTCAATATCATAAAAAATGAACTTAATATTCCAACTTGGGATGATGAACTATACTTGGATTTACATCGAGGTTGTTATACAACTCATGCAGATCAAAAATATTTTAATCGTCGTACCGAAGAATTATTATATAAAGCAGAACTTTGGGTATCTATCAGTTCTATTATTGATAATAAATCTGTTAGTGAAAATACTAGGAACAGTATACAATCTGCATGGAAGCAAACTTTACTAAATCAGTTTCATGATATATTGCCAGGAACTTCTACGAGTGATGTATTTATAGAAGCTAACAAAGGATGGAAAAAAACAAAGTCAATCGCAGAAGAAGTCCTAAACAAAGCTCTTAGAAAGATCGTATCTTATATAGAATATCCACCAGCTCCACATATTTTTGCCAAACCCATTGTTATTTTTAACCATTTAAACTGGGAAAGATCTGAGGTCATTGAACTTGATACTCAAGGTGATAAGTATGAAGTCTTTGATCTCAACCACAATAAATTGTGTATTCAAATGTCACATAGTAATAAATTATTATTTTGTGCTGATAATATTCCATCTATCGGATATAAAATCTTTTGGATAATTCCTTCTAATAAAGTTACATATACCAAGACAAAAGTTACAGAAGAAAAAGATTGTAATTTTACTTTAGAGAATAGTTTCTTAATGGTAGAAATTAGTAGAGAAACAGGGAATATTGCAACAATCTATGATAAGGTCAATCATTGTAATGTTCTAAAAACAGAAGGTAATCAATTAGAAAGTTTTCAGGATAAAGGACAGTATTGGGATGCTTGGAATATTGATCCAGAATATAATAAATATCCTTTGCCTAATGCAACATTGAAATTTATTGAGGTTTTAGAAAAAGGTCCTATTCAATGGAAAATAAGAGTCATTAAAAAGATAGGACAATCTCAATTTATTCAAGATTATATATTACAGATAAATTCTTCTATCTTAGAGATTGAAACTACTGTTGATTGGAAAGAAACATATGTATTAGTTAAAGCTTCTTTTCATTTTAGTATTAGAGGTGATTATACTAGTTATGAAATTCCTTTTGGTTCTATAAAAAGAACAAACCTGTCTAAAACAAGTTATGAAAAATCAAAATGGGAAGTTCCAAGTTTGAGATGGGCTGATATTACTGACAACAATAATAGTTACGGAGTTAGCTTACTAAATGATTGCAAATATGGTTATGATAGCAGGAATGACTTGTTAAGATTAACTTTATTAAAAAGTCCCAGATGGCCTGACTCGAATTGTGACAAAGGAATTCATCAGTTTAGTTATGCTATTTATCCCCATAAAGGTACTACAAAAGAGGCAAAAACTATTCATAAGGCACATGAATTTAATATGCCTTTACAAGTCATTAGAATTAACAGTCAGTATAAATGCAGAGCTAAGTTACCTCCTGTTTTCTCAGGGATAAGTATCAATAATGATAACTTAATTCTGTCTGCATTTAAACCTTCAGAAGATAAGAAATATAATTATATACTAAGGTGTTACGAATCTGAGGGAGAAAAAACGAATATAGATTTCAGAAGTGATCTAGAGTTAAGATTAGACAAAAAAGTTAATTTATTGGAACAAGAAGTTGATCAAAATAAATACTTAGTTAAGCCCTGGGAGATTATAAGTTTTATGCTTATAGATAAAAATTTATGTAATTAA
- the ruvA gene encoding Holliday junction branch migration protein RuvA, whose product MIHYLKGKFVEIVNNTKNRIILVMEVNQIGYELQITSKLAKKISDRKSDQIKVFIHMQIREDCQILYGFIDKLEQEIFRQLVNITGIGAQLSITLLNTLGSEELIKAVCSGDIKTLSKSPGVGKKTAERIILELNSKLLKLMELFEIKAESSFCISYEGMLEDIQLTLLSLGYSHKEVNLATTYLQNNKFLLKKIDIEELLRVAITWLSNNSY is encoded by the coding sequence GTGATTCACTATCTTAAGGGAAAATTTGTCGAGATTGTAAACAATACTAAAAATCGAATAATTTTAGTTATGGAAGTTAATCAAATAGGATATGAATTACAAATTACTTCCAAGCTAGCAAAAAAAATATCTGATAGGAAATCAGATCAAATTAAAGTTTTTATACACATGCAAATACGAGAAGATTGCCAGATTTTATATGGATTTATTGATAAGTTGGAACAAGAGATTTTTCGTCAGCTAGTAAATATTACTGGTATTGGGGCACAATTATCAATCACTTTGCTTAACACGTTAGGTTCAGAAGAGTTAATAAAAGCAGTTTGTTCAGGTGATATTAAAACATTATCTAAATCACCTGGAGTAGGTAAGAAGACAGCTGAAAGAATAATTTTAGAATTAAATAGTAAATTATTAAAATTAATGGAGTTATTTGAAATAAAAGCAGAATCATCTTTTTGTATTTCATATGAAGGTATGTTGGAAGATATTCAATTGACCTTATTATCTTTAGGTTACAGTCATAAAGAAGTTAATCTTGCAACTACTTATTTACAAAATAATAAATTCTTATTAAAAAAGATAGATATAGAAGAATTATTAAGGGTAGCAATTACTTGGTTGAGTAATAATAGTTATTAA